In Gemmatimonadota bacterium, a single window of DNA contains:
- the dnaB gene encoding replicative DNA helicase, which yields MKVIEDLGPPVTRADRRAPYAAEAETSVLGGMLIDEDAVAKAVEVVDDSMFYREANRRIFRAMARLFQRGEVIDPVTVSEELKKTDELDGIGGLPYLAELLDAVPTAANVDYHARIIRQRAIQRRLIEASSNIIRDAYEPGVRTVEELLDEAEQKIFQIAQLHDREGFIWIKQLLYGAFERIERLQEAKGGITGVSTGYYDLDQKTGGFQKGDLIIVAARPSMGKTALTIGMSLHAAISHQVPAAIFSLEMSREQLVQRMLCSEGLVDLSRLLRGRLEDDDYVRLAQAAGHLNAAPIWIDDSGSLSMLEMRAKARRLKADVPDLGLIMVDYIQLMHGPNAESRQQEVSAISRGLKALSKELSVPIVALSQLSRAPEQRADHRPQLSDLRESGSIEQDADLVMFLYRPEYYLGDLEAREQEVVGRAELIIGKQRNGPTGTVELFFRKEFTRFESMARSPVSAA from the coding sequence GTGAAGGTCATCGAGGATCTGGGGCCGCCGGTAACGCGCGCCGATCGGCGCGCGCCCTACGCCGCGGAAGCCGAGACGAGCGTGCTGGGAGGCATGCTGATCGACGAAGACGCGGTCGCCAAGGCGGTCGAGGTCGTCGACGACTCGATGTTCTACCGCGAGGCCAATCGCCGCATCTTTCGGGCGATGGCCCGCCTGTTCCAGCGCGGCGAGGTCATCGACCCGGTGACGGTCAGCGAAGAGCTCAAGAAGACCGACGAGCTGGACGGCATCGGCGGGCTCCCCTACCTGGCCGAGCTGCTCGACGCCGTGCCCACCGCGGCCAACGTCGACTACCACGCCCGGATCATCCGCCAGCGGGCGATCCAGCGGCGCCTGATCGAAGCCTCGTCGAACATCATCCGGGACGCTTACGAGCCCGGAGTGCGGACGGTGGAAGAGCTCCTGGACGAGGCCGAGCAGAAGATCTTCCAGATCGCACAGTTGCACGACAGGGAAGGCTTCATCTGGATCAAGCAACTGCTCTACGGCGCGTTCGAGCGCATCGAGCGGCTGCAGGAGGCGAAGGGCGGCATCACCGGCGTCTCCACGGGCTATTACGATCTGGACCAGAAGACCGGCGGGTTCCAGAAGGGGGACCTGATCATCGTGGCCGCCCGCCCCAGCATGGGGAAGACCGCGCTGACGATCGGCATGAGCCTGCACGCGGCGATATCGCACCAGGTGCCGGCCGCCATCTTCTCATTGGAGATGAGCCGCGAGCAGCTCGTCCAGCGCATGCTCTGCTCCGAGGGCCTGGTGGACCTGAGCCGGCTGCTGCGCGGCCGGCTGGAGGACGACGACTACGTGCGCCTGGCTCAGGCCGCGGGTCACCTCAACGCCGCCCCCATCTGGATCGACGACTCGGGGTCCCTATCCATGCTGGAGATGCGCGCGAAGGCGCGGCGGCTCAAGGCCGACGTGCCGGACCTCGGCCTCATCATGGTCGACTACATCCAGCTGATGCACGGGCCCAACGCGGAGAGCCGGCAGCAGGAGGTGAGCGCCATCAGCCGCGGCCTCAAGGCGCTTTCCAAGGAGTTGTCCGTGCCGATCGTCGCGCTGTCGCAGTTGTCCCGGGCGCCGGAGCAGCGCGCAGACCACAGGCCGCAGCTGTCGGACCTGCGCGAATCGGGATCCATCGAGCAGGACGCCGACCTGGTGATGTTCCTCTATCGCCCGGAGTACTACCTGGGCGACCTCGAGGCCCGGGAGCAGGAGGTCGTGGGGCGCGCGGAGCTGATCATCGGCAAGCAGCGCAACGGACCGACCGGCACCGTGGAGCTCTTCTTCCGCAAGGAGTTCACGCGCTTCGAGTCGATGGCGCGATCCCCCGTTTCCGCGGCCTGA
- the aroE gene encoding shikimate dehydrogenase produces the protein MTRVFALLGDPVGHSLSPALHSAALSAAGLDGSYVALRCGADMVAELMRGLADAGGGGNVTVPHKEVAFSALDAASAEARATCACNTFWQEEGALHGDNTDVQGFAAAKRQLLEGEGRVKRALVLGAGGAARAAVAVLLAEGAEAIVAGRTRERALRLVGELGAGARVGDPYADGPFDLVVNATPLGLHAADPAPVELERVGRVSAVMDLTYAETPSRLLQDAARLGLSASDGREMLVRQAAAAFSIWWGLEAPLEEMRAALRRG, from the coding sequence GTGACGCGCGTTTTCGCGCTCCTGGGCGACCCCGTCGGCCACTCGCTGTCGCCTGCTCTGCACTCCGCCGCCCTGTCGGCGGCCGGGCTCGACGGCTCCTACGTGGCGCTGCGCTGCGGCGCGGACATGGTCGCCGAGCTGATGCGCGGGCTGGCCGACGCGGGTGGCGGGGGCAACGTCACCGTGCCGCACAAGGAGGTCGCCTTCTCGGCGCTGGACGCCGCCTCCGCCGAGGCGCGCGCCACCTGTGCCTGCAACACCTTCTGGCAGGAGGAAGGCGCGCTGCACGGGGACAACACGGACGTGCAGGGCTTCGCCGCGGCGAAGCGCCAGCTCCTGGAGGGTGAAGGCCGCGTGAAGCGGGCGCTGGTGCTCGGCGCGGGGGGCGCGGCGCGCGCGGCGGTGGCGGTCCTGCTGGCGGAGGGCGCCGAGGCGATCGTCGCCGGCCGCACGCGCGAGCGCGCCCTGCGACTCGTGGGCGAGCTCGGCGCCGGAGCCCGCGTCGGCGACCCGTACGCCGACGGCCCCTTCGACCTGGTCGTCAACGCCACCCCGCTGGGACTGCACGCCGCCGACCCGGCGCCCGTGGAGCTGGAGCGGGTGGGCAGGGTGAGCGCGGTCATGGACCTGACCTACGCGGAGACCCCGAGCCGACTGCTCCAGGACGCGGCGCGCCTCGGGCTCAGCGCCTCCGACGGCCGTGAGATGCTGGTTCGGCAGGCGGCCGCGGCGTTCAGCATCTGGTGGGGCCTGGAGGCGCCGCTGGAGGAGATGCGGGCCGCGCTGCGGCGCGGCTGA
- the gap gene encoding type I glyceraldehyde-3-phosphate dehydrogenase: MATRVAINGFGRIGRNILRAAKKRGIDLDFIAVNDLTDPATLGHLLRHDSVHGRYPGEVEVTDDGLVVDGDTLRVLSVRDPAELPWKELGVDVVLEATGIFRDRASASKHLEAGARKVLITAPAKGEDITVVLGVNDDQYDPANHHIVSNASCTTNCLAPLVKVLRESFGIENALMNTVHAYTNDQRILDLPHSDLRRARAAALSIIPTTTGAAKATALVIPEAKGIIDGMAMRVPTPDVSIVDLTAVLEREADRERVNDAFREASAGPLKGILEVSDEPLVSADYIGHPASSIVDALSTFAIGRLAKVVSWYDNEWGYSNRCAELATVIGDRLD; this comes from the coding sequence ATGGCGACGCGCGTCGCGATCAACGGCTTCGGCCGGATCGGCCGCAATATCCTGCGAGCCGCCAAGAAGAGGGGCATCGACCTCGACTTCATCGCGGTCAACGACCTCACCGACCCGGCCACGCTCGGCCATCTGCTCCGACACGACTCGGTGCACGGCCGTTACCCCGGGGAGGTGGAGGTCACTGACGACGGCCTGGTGGTCGACGGAGACACGCTGCGGGTCCTCAGCGTCCGCGATCCGGCCGAGTTGCCCTGGAAGGAGCTGGGCGTGGACGTGGTGCTCGAGGCGACGGGGATCTTCCGGGACCGCGCCTCGGCGTCCAAGCACCTCGAGGCCGGGGCCCGCAAGGTGCTCATCACCGCGCCGGCCAAGGGCGAGGACATCACCGTCGTGCTGGGCGTCAACGACGACCAGTATGACCCGGCGAATCACCATATCGTGAGCAACGCCAGCTGCACCACCAACTGCCTGGCGCCGCTGGTCAAGGTCCTGCGGGAGAGCTTCGGTATCGAGAACGCGCTCATGAACACCGTGCACGCCTACACCAACGACCAGCGCATCCTGGATCTTCCGCACTCCGATCTGCGGCGTGCGCGCGCGGCGGCGCTCTCCATCATCCCCACCACCACCGGGGCCGCCAAGGCCACCGCGCTCGTCATTCCGGAGGCCAAGGGCATCATCGACGGGATGGCCATGCGCGTGCCTACCCCCGACGTGAGCATCGTGGATCTGACCGCGGTGCTGGAACGCGAGGCCGACCGCGAGCGGGTCAACGACGCGTTCCGGGAGGCCTCCGCGGGGCCACTGAAGGGCATCCTGGAGGTGTCCGACGAGCCCCTGGTCAGCGCGGACTACATCGGCCACCCGGCCAGCTCCATCGTGGACGCGCTGTCCACCTTCGCCATCGGCAGGCTCGCCAAGGTGGTGTCCTGGTACGACAACGAGTGGGGCTACTCCAACCGCTGCGCCGAGCTCGCGACCGTCATCGGGGACCGGCTGGACTAA
- the radA gene encoding DNA repair protein RadA: MPATRTLFFCTECGNESARWAGQCPACQAWNTLAQAPAPARGKRGPTLRAGAAAPARLGEGPSAPRSRRRTGIAELDLVLGGGLVAGSVVLLGGEPGVGKSTLLLQAAAALTSDSGPVLYVSGEESAEQVALRAERLGPGTRDVLFLAETDADAVVAAALSESPSIILIDSIQTMRVDDVDGTAGNVGQVRECAARLQRYAKSTGAAVVLVGHVTKDGAVAGPRTLEHMVDVVLYFEGTRGAEHRILRAAKNRFGSAQEVGLFTMTGAGLVAVEDPSEVLLSNRSRSAPGAAVTVTMEGTRPLLVEVQALCAESTFGSPQRVSTGVDARRLAMLLAVLEKGTGVTFGRQDVFLNVTGGVRLGETAADLAVCTAILSSARGRPVAHDTVVLGEVGLTGELRPVPGLARRLAEAARLGFERALIPDAAEDPGPSADRLRVTRLPDIGAIAEVAFA; the protein is encoded by the coding sequence GTGCCGGCCACCCGGACGCTCTTCTTCTGCACCGAATGCGGCAACGAGTCCGCCCGCTGGGCGGGCCAGTGTCCCGCGTGCCAAGCCTGGAATACGCTCGCCCAGGCCCCCGCACCGGCGCGCGGCAAGCGCGGACCCACCCTCAGGGCCGGGGCGGCCGCCCCGGCCAGGCTGGGCGAGGGGCCATCGGCGCCGCGGTCGCGCCGGCGCACCGGCATCGCCGAGCTGGACCTCGTGCTCGGCGGCGGACTCGTGGCCGGGTCGGTGGTGCTGCTGGGCGGCGAACCCGGGGTCGGGAAGAGCACGCTGCTGCTCCAGGCCGCCGCCGCGCTGACCAGCGACAGCGGGCCGGTCCTTTACGTGTCCGGCGAGGAGTCGGCCGAGCAGGTGGCGCTCCGGGCGGAGCGGCTCGGGCCCGGCACGCGCGACGTACTATTCCTGGCCGAGACAGACGCGGACGCGGTCGTCGCCGCCGCGCTTTCTGAGTCGCCCTCGATCATCCTCATCGACTCGATCCAGACCATGCGGGTCGATGACGTCGATGGTACTGCTGGAAATGTGGGACAGGTAAGGGAATGCGCCGCGCGATTACAGCGATACGCGAAGTCGACCGGGGCCGCGGTGGTGCTCGTCGGGCACGTGACCAAGGACGGCGCCGTGGCCGGACCGAGGACGCTCGAGCACATGGTGGACGTGGTGCTCTACTTCGAGGGGACGCGCGGCGCCGAGCACCGCATCCTGCGGGCGGCCAAGAACCGGTTCGGCAGCGCGCAGGAGGTGGGCCTGTTCACGATGACGGGGGCGGGCCTCGTGGCCGTGGAGGATCCCTCCGAGGTCCTGCTGTCGAACCGGAGCAGATCGGCGCCGGGCGCGGCGGTGACGGTGACGATGGAGGGCACGAGGCCGCTCCTGGTCGAGGTGCAGGCGCTGTGCGCCGAGTCCACCTTCGGGTCGCCGCAGCGCGTCAGCACGGGCGTGGACGCGCGGCGGCTGGCGATGCTCCTCGCGGTGCTGGAAAAGGGCACGGGCGTGACCTTCGGCCGACAGGACGTGTTTCTCAACGTCACCGGTGGCGTGCGCCTTGGCGAGACGGCCGCGGATCTGGCGGTGTGCACCGCCATCCTGTCCAGCGCGCGCGGACGCCCGGTCGCGCACGATACGGTGGTCCTGGGGGAGGTGGGGTTGACCGGCGAGCTGCGGCCCGTGCCCGGTCTGGCGAGGCGGCTGGCCGAGGCCGCCCGGCTGGGTTTCGAGCGCGCCCTCATCCCGGACGCGGCGGAGGATCCGGGGCCGTCGGCCGACCGCCTCCGCGTCACCCGGTTGCCGGACATCGGCGCGATCGCGGAGGTGGCGTTCGCGTGA
- a CDS encoding ComF family protein — MAAPARVRERGRMGLLAAVADLVLSPVCLGCDRSVLPGPERPLVCGRCRVRLRPPPAPRCGRCSAPLQLTGRAVEPTCPDCREWDAALEWAESACLLRAPADQLVYRLKYGGWRLLAEPLAELMARSLARSWRWAASHGGAVPLLVPVPTTRARLRSRGYNQAELLALGLSSRTGIRSLDALARAHATGSQIALQPSARRANVAGAFRTLARAGRIRGRSVLLVDDVLTTGATAGECARMLNEAGARAVGLVSFARALDARRSDTD; from the coding sequence ATGGCGGCGCCGGCCCGGGTGCGTGAGCGTGGCCGCATGGGGTTGCTCGCGGCGGTTGCGGATCTGGTGCTGTCGCCCGTATGCCTGGGCTGCGACCGGTCGGTGCTGCCGGGCCCGGAGCGACCCCTGGTGTGCGGCCGGTGCCGGGTGCGCCTGCGGCCGCCCCCCGCCCCCCGCTGCGGTCGCTGCTCGGCGCCCCTGCAACTGACCGGCCGCGCGGTCGAGCCCACCTGCCCGGACTGCCGCGAGTGGGACGCGGCGCTCGAGTGGGCGGAGTCCGCGTGCCTGCTACGGGCGCCCGCCGACCAGCTCGTGTACCGCCTCAAGTACGGCGGCTGGCGGCTCCTGGCCGAACCGCTGGCCGAATTGATGGCGAGGAGCCTGGCGCGCTCCTGGCGCTGGGCCGCCTCGCACGGCGGCGCGGTGCCGCTCCTGGTGCCGGTGCCTACCACCCGCGCCAGGCTGCGATCGCGCGGGTACAACCAGGCGGAGTTGCTGGCGCTGGGGCTGTCGTCTCGCACCGGAATTCGCTCGCTCGATGCGCTCGCCAGGGCGCACGCCACGGGGTCGCAAATCGCCTTGCAGCCCTCGGCGCGCCGGGCTAACGTGGCCGGCGCCTTCCGGACGCTGGCTCGAGCGGGCCGGATCCGGGGGCGCAGTGTCCTGCTGGTGGACGACGTTTTGACCACGGGCGCGACGGCCGGCGAGTGCGCGCGCATGCTGAATGAAGCGGGCGCCCGCGCGGTCGGGCTCGTGAGCTTCGCCCGCGCGCTCGACGCGCGGCGTTCAGACACCGATTGA
- a CDS encoding uracil-DNA glycosylase, with amino-acid sequence MSEGASGAVIAALLRQLRERGESSLFLQDITAREALGLVRRARQATPASAPAPRAVPSPAAPATSPAASRLAQLAAAAATCTRCRLCEGRAHVVWGDGPAGAPVMVVGEAPGAEEDRTGLPFVGPAGKLLDLLLAAVGLPRERVYIGNVIKCRPPGNRDPKPDEVDACSGHLRDQIDAVEPAALLAVGRFAAQRLMGSESSLGRLRGRVGAYEGVPVIATYHPAFLLRSPEFVTTAWEDLQLLRRTVDEGSR; translated from the coding sequence GTGAGCGAGGGGGCGTCCGGGGCGGTTATCGCGGCGCTGCTGCGCCAGTTGAGGGAGCGAGGAGAGAGCTCCCTCTTCCTGCAAGACATCACGGCCCGGGAGGCGCTGGGTCTGGTCCGCAGAGCGCGCCAGGCGACTCCCGCTTCGGCCCCAGCTCCGCGGGCGGTTCCGAGCCCCGCGGCCCCGGCCACCTCCCCGGCCGCTTCCCGGCTCGCCCAACTGGCGGCGGCGGCCGCGACGTGCACGCGCTGTCGGCTCTGCGAAGGAAGGGCCCACGTGGTGTGGGGAGACGGGCCAGCCGGCGCTCCCGTGATGGTCGTGGGGGAGGCGCCGGGCGCGGAGGAGGACCGCACGGGCTTGCCCTTCGTCGGCCCGGCCGGCAAGCTGCTGGACCTGCTCCTCGCGGCCGTCGGTCTGCCCCGGGAGCGGGTGTACATCGGCAACGTGATCAAGTGCCGCCCGCCGGGAAACCGCGATCCGAAGCCGGACGAAGTAGACGCGTGCTCGGGGCACCTGCGCGACCAGATCGACGCGGTGGAGCCCGCGGCGTTGCTGGCCGTCGGACGGTTCGCGGCTCAGCGATTGATGGGCAGCGAGAGTTCCCTGGGGCGACTACGCGGACGCGTCGGGGCGTACGAGGGCGTGCCGGTGATAGCCACCTATCATCCCGCCTTTCTATTGCGGAGCCCCGAGTTCGTGACCACCGCGTGGGAGGACCTGCAGTTGCTTCGACGCACCGTAGACGAAGGCAGCCGATGA
- a CDS encoding Sua5/YciO/YrdC/YwlC family protein, whose product MSVGGDPRPRAVVPYGTEAERRVAAATVRAHLVGGGLLAYPTETVYGLGGLLSDEGLTSLAALKARPRDKPFLLLLRDRSEAGALSWTPAAELLADSFWPGPLTLILDDPEGAFPAGARADDGGVAIRVSPHPAVRDLLEVAGGPLTSTSANRPGERPARSVEDLSWLAESRAGELLVLDAGRLPEAHPSTIVDCRGRPRLIRPGAIEEGRIRSALADIDGDYDARAGSGRDEERAGTTFNLLFVCTGNTCRSPMAEGVTRALLAERGWGPVAVTSAGVAAAVGAPASAGALRVAAGQGIDLADHRARQLSRERVHWADLILAMGPAHVEAVHHLGGGDRVDLLTSFASEGAEERAIQDPFGGSDAAYEETYLTLRRAIENALERLAPILAP is encoded by the coding sequence GTGAGCGTCGGCGGCGATCCCCGACCCCGCGCGGTCGTCCCCTACGGGACCGAAGCGGAAAGGCGCGTGGCGGCCGCCACGGTGCGCGCACACCTGGTCGGCGGAGGGCTGCTGGCGTACCCGACGGAAACCGTCTACGGCCTGGGCGGGCTCCTGTCCGACGAAGGCCTGACGTCGCTCGCGGCGCTGAAGGCCCGGCCCCGGGACAAGCCCTTCCTGCTCCTGCTGAGGGATCGATCCGAGGCGGGGGCGCTGTCGTGGACGCCGGCCGCGGAGCTGCTGGCCGACTCCTTCTGGCCCGGCCCTCTGACGCTCATTCTGGACGACCCGGAGGGGGCGTTTCCCGCGGGCGCCCGTGCGGACGACGGCGGCGTGGCCATCCGCGTTTCCCCCCATCCGGCGGTGCGGGATCTGCTCGAGGTCGCCGGCGGTCCGCTGACCTCCACCAGCGCCAACCGGCCCGGCGAGCGCCCGGCCCGCAGCGTGGAGGATCTCTCCTGGCTGGCCGAGTCACGCGCCGGCGAGCTGCTCGTGCTGGACGCGGGGCGCCTGCCCGAGGCGCACCCGTCGACCATCGTCGACTGCCGCGGCCGCCCGCGCCTGATCCGCCCCGGGGCCATCGAAGAGGGCCGGATCAGGTCGGCGCTGGCCGACATCGACGGCGACTACGACGCGCGCGCCGGCTCGGGCCGGGACGAGGAGCGCGCAGGGACCACGTTCAATCTGCTGTTCGTGTGCACCGGCAACACCTGTAGAAGCCCCATGGCCGAGGGCGTTACGCGCGCCCTGCTGGCGGAGCGAGGCTGGGGTCCGGTGGCGGTGACGTCGGCGGGCGTGGCGGCGGCGGTCGGCGCGCCGGCGTCTGCGGGCGCGCTGCGCGTCGCCGCAGGGCAGGGGATCGACCTGGCGGACCACCGCGCGCGGCAGCTATCGCGCGAGCGCGTCCACTGGGCCGACCTGATCCTGGCGATGGGGCCTGCGCACGTCGAAGCCGTCCATCACCTGGGCGGTGGCGACCGGGTGGATCTGCTCACCTCTTTCGCATCCGAGGGTGCCGAAGAGCGGGCGATCCAGGACCCCTTCGGGGGCTCGGACGCCGCCTACGAGGAGACCTACCTGACGTTGCGTCGGGCGATCGAGAACGCGCTGGAACGCCTGGCTCCGATCCTGGCGCCGTGA